In Kangiella profundi, one DNA window encodes the following:
- a CDS encoding DUF2059 domain-containing protein — translation MKFTQALALLLFSILTSTASLANDQGQSDDAHTQAVIDILDAIDTPNITRRAMMSSFAQDTSGDITDEFANCVNDNLTDEMLYDMFIPVYTSNLDHNTAVRLSEFFKTETGRKFGIIVRIQTGEDLPMPNMTAEDMKIYSQYENDILSLGNEQLVADAEAAGMEMGMQLGLDCAMGQ, via the coding sequence ATGAAATTTACTCAAGCTCTGGCTTTGCTTCTATTTTCAATTCTAACTTCGACGGCATCATTGGCAAATGACCAAGGTCAATCCGATGATGCTCATACTCAGGCCGTTATCGATATTCTTGATGCGATTGATACACCCAATATTACACGCAGAGCCATGATGTCCTCATTTGCGCAGGATACATCAGGCGATATCACCGATGAATTCGCTAACTGCGTCAATGATAATCTGACTGATGAAATGTTGTATGACATGTTTATTCCAGTCTATACATCAAATCTCGATCATAATACAGCGGTCAGACTGAGCGAGTTTTTCAAAACTGAAACAGGCAGAAAATTCGGTATCATTGTTCGCATTCAGACAGGTGAAGACCTACCGATGCCAAACATGACTGCTGAAGATATGAAAATTTATTCTCAGTACGAAAACGATATTCTAAGCCTAGGCAATGAGCAACTGGTCGCGGATGCGGAAGCAGCCGGTATGGAGATGGGCATGCAGCTTGGTCTTGATTGCGCTATGGGACAGTAG
- a CDS encoding GNAT family N-acetyltransferase, with the protein MSLQFESAHFVYKPTSTEDEDLFLEIYTNSEIMKFVATPLSFDDATKLYESSLLEWDFQSGKLLTFVIRCKKTDGKIGLCGVKTSDIFTKQGHIGVMLLSKYQSMGFGTEILIALSAFCFNSLGYHKLLGPPVPGNTKSIKMLLNAGYQKEAVLRDNWIIDGQYIDTPLYTLIETDFRKQFTSELFK; encoded by the coding sequence ATGAGCTTACAATTCGAGAGTGCACATTTTGTCTATAAGCCAACATCTACTGAAGATGAGGATTTATTTTTAGAAATATACACTAACTCTGAAATTATGAAATTCGTCGCTACCCCTCTTTCTTTCGATGATGCCACAAAACTATACGAGTCAAGCCTCTTAGAATGGGACTTCCAATCGGGGAAGCTTCTCACATTTGTTATCCGTTGCAAGAAAACAGACGGCAAGATTGGTCTTTGCGGGGTAAAAACCTCAGACATTTTTACTAAGCAAGGACATATAGGTGTTATGTTATTAAGCAAGTACCAATCGATGGGCTTCGGAACAGAAATACTTATTGCCTTAAGTGCTTTTTGTTTTAACTCACTGGGTTATCATAAGCTTCTAGGCCCTCCAGTTCCTGGAAATACTAAATCAATAAAAATGCTGTTAAATGCAGGTTATCAGAAGGAAGCAGTTTTAAGAGATAATTGGATTATAGATGGGCAGTATATAGATACGCCACTATATACATTAATTGAAACAGATTTCAGGAAACAGTTTACCTCTGAGCTATTTAAATAA
- the ribA gene encoding GTP cyclohydrolase II, with protein sequence MTHKDSLSARLPTPWGDFTIHALEAEDGKEHVALTFGEWDTKQPVLARIHSECLTGDALFSLRCDCGFQLKAALQKIAEEGAGVLLYLRQEGRGIGLTNKIRAYSLQDQGMDTVQANEHLGFGADERDFKVASDALDKLGIQKIRLMTNNPRKVSSMIDAGIDVVERVPLKYGHNPHNEDYLSTKQSKLGHLF encoded by the coding sequence ATGACGCATAAAGATAGCCTGAGCGCACGCTTACCCACCCCTTGGGGAGATTTCACGATCCATGCGCTTGAGGCTGAAGATGGAAAAGAGCATGTTGCTCTGACATTTGGCGAATGGGACACCAAGCAGCCGGTGTTGGCGCGTATTCACTCCGAGTGTTTAACCGGTGACGCTTTGTTCAGCCTGCGCTGTGACTGTGGTTTTCAGTTAAAAGCGGCATTGCAGAAAATCGCTGAAGAGGGCGCTGGTGTTTTGTTATATTTGCGTCAGGAAGGTCGTGGTATTGGCTTGACCAATAAAATTAGAGCCTATTCCTTACAAGATCAGGGAATGGATACAGTTCAGGCTAATGAGCATTTAGGCTTTGGTGCTGATGAACGCGATTTTAAAGTTGCATCAGATGCACTGGATAAGCTGGGTATTCAGAAAATTCGTTTGATGACCAATAACCCGCGTAAAGTCAGCTCGATGATTGATGCTGGCATTGATGTTGTGGAGCGGGTTCCTCTCAAATATGGTCATAACCCTCATAACGAAGACTACCTTTCAACTAAACAATCGAAACTGGGGCATTTGTTCTAG
- a CDS encoding GNAT family N-acetyltransferase gives MKLVTESDQQFYVSLFTDHSTMQHIGETLSDNQAVERFKKELTATGQNPSKSMLWIIINKAENKKLGLIGISQRSIFNDNWELGVVLAKQAVAQGIAKEAIKSLTKDILSQLQIDKLYGRINHKNDISINMVKSMGFENYKNDDGYGYWVYERKNWG, from the coding sequence ATGAAGTTAGTCACTGAGTCTGATCAGCAGTTTTATGTCTCGCTGTTTACTGACCATAGTACTATGCAACATATTGGAGAGACTTTGAGTGATAATCAGGCTGTGGAAAGATTTAAAAAAGAACTAACAGCTACAGGTCAGAATCCATCAAAAAGCATGTTGTGGATTATCATAAACAAAGCAGAAAATAAAAAACTGGGTTTAATAGGGATTAGTCAAAGAAGCATATTCAATGATAACTGGGAACTGGGAGTTGTTTTAGCAAAACAGGCTGTTGCCCAGGGAATTGCCAAAGAAGCCATTAAAAGTTTAACAAAAGACATTTTGAGCCAGCTACAAATCGACAAATTATATGGCCGTATAAATCATAAAAACGATATTAGTATCAACATGGTCAAAAGTATGGGGTTTGAGAATTATAAGAATGATGATGGCTATGGTTATTGGGTGTATGAAAGAAAGAATTGGGGATGA
- a CDS encoding SAM-dependent methyltransferase — MNKKGRLVCVGTGIKLMVHMTPISKQQIEQADIVFIAVASSLMGSWIKELNPNIHDLGQYYQPGKSRLETYKEMIAAIMQEVRAGKNVCAAFYGHPGVFALAPHRVIEIARKEGYEAHMEPGISAEDCLYADLAIDPGKFGCQHYETTQYMIHNKNIEPSAYLILWQIGIAGDQELTQFNTTEEKLEALREKLTTLYPESHEVILYESSTVLFKQSRIEKIELQQLADVETSLETTLVIPPVRNK, encoded by the coding sequence TTGAATAAGAAAGGTAGGCTGGTCTGTGTAGGAACGGGGATAAAGCTCATGGTGCACATGACCCCCATATCGAAACAGCAAATTGAACAGGCTGATATTGTATTCATAGCCGTTGCAAGTAGCTTGATGGGAAGCTGGATAAAGGAGCTTAATCCCAATATTCATGATTTAGGCCAATATTATCAGCCAGGTAAATCACGACTTGAAACCTATAAAGAAATGATTGCCGCAATTATGCAAGAAGTGAGAGCTGGGAAAAATGTGTGTGCGGCTTTCTACGGGCACCCAGGAGTATTTGCTCTTGCCCCGCATAGAGTCATAGAAATAGCCAGAAAAGAAGGCTATGAAGCGCATATGGAGCCAGGCATTTCGGCAGAAGACTGCTTATATGCTGATTTAGCTATTGACCCAGGCAAGTTCGGCTGTCAGCATTATGAAACAACTCAGTATATGATTCATAATAAGAATATTGAGCCAAGTGCGTATTTAATACTTTGGCAAATAGGGATTGCGGGGGATCAGGAACTCACTCAATTTAATACAACAGAAGAAAAGCTAGAAGCACTTAGAGAGAAACTAACTACATTATACCCTGAAAGCCATGAAGTTATTCTTTATGAGTCTTCGACAGTTTTATTTAAACAATCAAGAATAGAAAAAATAGAATTACAACAATTAGCAGATGTTGAGACCAGCCTGGAAACAACACTTGTAATACCACCTGTAAGGAATAAATGA
- a CDS encoding alpha/beta hydrolase, whose protein sequence is MTTLLWFITIPLAAYLLYLIAFYFIQHRMLFPVHELPPSDPALIEDAGGEIHRLGFSQGEFEVAYLPPLQNFKQPFPVLMVAHGNGNIIDDWAPRVDYMREHGYAVVLVEYPGYGRCDGSPSFDSISETMNLAYEWVEEQEQLDKNRVVLLGRSMGGGAVLTLVPRHNPIAIVLMSTYSSIVDLAYKRLLPAFLVQHPFDNVKALSAYEGAVYLIHGKADKTVPIDALNKLLTVKEDATHKVYETAHADTPGDWGEFWKELEQFLRPVVF, encoded by the coding sequence ATGACAACCTTACTCTGGTTTATTACAATTCCTCTCGCTGCCTATCTTCTGTATCTGATTGCTTTCTACTTTATTCAGCATAGGATGTTATTCCCAGTTCATGAACTACCACCTTCCGATCCTGCTTTAATAGAAGATGCGGGTGGTGAGATTCATCGTCTTGGGTTTTCTCAGGGAGAATTTGAGGTGGCTTATCTGCCGCCTCTACAAAATTTTAAGCAACCTTTTCCAGTGCTTATGGTTGCCCATGGTAATGGCAATATTATCGACGATTGGGCACCACGCGTGGATTACATGAGAGAACATGGTTATGCCGTTGTGCTGGTGGAGTATCCTGGCTATGGGCGCTGTGATGGTAGCCCCAGTTTTGACAGTATTTCAGAAACAATGAACCTGGCTTATGAATGGGTTGAGGAGCAGGAACAGCTTGATAAGAACAGAGTTGTGCTGTTGGGACGTTCGATGGGAGGCGGCGCGGTATTAACATTGGTACCCAGACACAACCCGATTGCAATTGTGTTGATGTCGACTTATTCGAGCATAGTTGATCTTGCCTATAAGCGACTGCTACCGGCTTTTCTGGTTCAGCATCCGTTTGACAATGTTAAAGCTTTATCTGCTTATGAAGGAGCTGTTTACCTGATCCATGGAAAAGCTGACAAAACGGTACCCATTGATGCGCTAAATAAATTGTTAACGGTTAAGGAAGACGCAACACATAAAGTGTATGAAACTGCGCATGCAGATACACCGGGTGATTGGGGTGAGTTCTGGAAGGAGTTAGAGCAGTTCTTAAGACCAGTAGTTTTTTAA
- a CDS encoding Rieske (2Fe-2S) protein: MSHICLVTDIKDGQAKAFPYKDRDLIVVRRGLNVYGYVNRCPHAGTDLNWQDDQFMTDDEQYLMCFTHGALFEPETGKCVAGPCAGAHLGEVPLEVENGKVYLAE, translated from the coding sequence ATGTCACACATTTGTTTAGTAACCGATATCAAAGACGGCCAGGCCAAGGCTTTCCCATACAAAGATCGCGATCTGATCGTGGTGCGTCGAGGACTGAATGTTTACGGTTACGTGAATCGCTGCCCGCATGCTGGCACTGATTTGAACTGGCAGGATGATCAGTTTATGACAGATGATGAACAATATTTGATGTGTTTTACTCACGGCGCATTATTTGAACCTGAGACTGGCAAGTGCGTAGCAGGCCCCTGTGCTGGCGCCCATCTTGGCGAAGTTCCGCTGGAAGTAGAAAACGGTAAAGTCTATCTGGCAGAGTAA
- the pepB gene encoding aminopeptidase PepB, which produces MTLKVLLSTDSAPAQWGEGALLSYKEDAVTIHADGSDLVQMAARKLVSQGLSFFALQGEWELEQQWAFFQGAYDPKIDVQIDFAELSDDDNKELEARMQVSRWMRSMVNETPEVLAPQVLAQEAADFIQSLAPDNVRYQIVSGQDLEKQGHVGTWEVGRGSTRPPAILKLEFDPKNDSSAPVAALVGKGITFDSGGYSIKQSAGMLHMKADMGGAATVTAGLALAILRGLDKPVHLYLCCAENLISGHAYKLGDIITYPNGISVEIHNTDAEGRLVLADGLLLAGQTGAPLIIDAATLTGAAVTAVGEDYNAVFALDDAQRNDYLEVAKSENERHWPLPLEPFHAAKCPSNFADTANSRVVKGGGPGGASNAAGFLSRFVPNDGKGWIHVDLAGAYNDNPTAYFSAGGTGHGFRTIAAKLLK; this is translated from the coding sequence ATGACATTAAAAGTATTGTTATCGACAGATAGCGCACCGGCGCAATGGGGCGAAGGTGCATTATTAAGCTACAAAGAAGATGCAGTAACCATTCACGCCGATGGCTCCGATCTGGTGCAAATGGCAGCCCGTAAATTGGTTAGCCAGGGACTGTCTTTTTTCGCTCTTCAAGGCGAATGGGAGCTTGAGCAGCAATGGGCCTTTTTCCAAGGTGCATACGATCCAAAGATAGATGTTCAGATCGATTTTGCAGAGCTGTCTGATGATGACAATAAAGAACTCGAAGCCCGTATGCAGGTCAGCCGCTGGATGCGCTCAATGGTTAATGAGACGCCAGAAGTGCTAGCTCCTCAGGTTCTGGCTCAGGAAGCTGCCGACTTTATTCAAAGTTTGGCGCCTGACAATGTGCGCTATCAAATCGTTTCTGGTCAGGATCTTGAAAAGCAGGGTCATGTCGGCACCTGGGAAGTAGGTCGTGGCAGTACCAGACCACCAGCAATTCTAAAGCTTGAGTTTGATCCGAAGAATGATAGTTCGGCTCCGGTCGCTGCATTGGTCGGTAAAGGCATAACCTTTGACAGTGGTGGCTACAGTATCAAGCAAAGTGCAGGCATGTTGCACATGAAAGCGGATATGGGTGGTGCAGCGACAGTTACTGCTGGCCTGGCATTAGCCATATTGCGTGGTCTTGATAAGCCGGTTCATCTTTACCTATGCTGTGCGGAAAACCTGATCAGTGGTCATGCGTATAAGCTAGGCGATATCATTACTTACCCTAACGGAATTTCGGTTGAGATTCATAACACTGATGCAGAAGGTCGTCTGGTTCTGGCTGATGGTTTACTGTTGGCAGGTCAAACTGGAGCGCCTCTGATTATTGATGCCGCAACTCTGACCGGTGCCGCAGTGACCGCCGTAGGTGAAGACTATAACGCTGTATTTGCTCTAGACGATGCTCAGCGTAATGATTATCTGGAAGTCGCGAAAAGTGAGAATGAGCGCCACTGGCCATTACCACTGGAACCATTCCATGCCGCTAAGTGCCCATCCAACTTTGCTGATACCGCCAATAGCCGTGTTGTAAAAGGTGGTGGACCCGGTGGTGCCAGTAATGCAGCAGGTTTCTTGTCGCGCTTTGTACCAAATGATGGTAAAGGTTGGATTCACGTTGACCTCGCCGGAGCCTACAATGACAACCCAACTGCCTATTTCTCAGCAGGCGGAACCGGTCATGGTTTCAGAACAATCGCCGCTAAATTGTTGAAGTAA
- a CDS encoding SAM-dependent methyltransferase, producing the protein MLNNKGSLVCVGTGIQLAGQITLIAKSYIEEADIVFGVLPDPVAESWISELNSNFVSLQNLYSEDRSRKETYKDMVSTIVKEVKSGKKVVGAFYGHPGVFAWAPHEAIRQLRALGYEAFMEPGISAEDCLFADLGIDPGARGCQGYEATQLLFYKHSLDLYSYVILWQIGLAGEWTLQSFSTSRSNLEKTVSYLTRWYPLSHEVIIYEAPFLPTQEARIERFPLSSLPDKELNMSSTMVIPPLYELELDEEGLKHFGLTVDSYKNTTEG; encoded by the coding sequence ATGTTAAATAATAAAGGCTCGTTGGTTTGCGTGGGAACAGGTATCCAATTGGCGGGGCAAATTACGCTTATAGCAAAAAGCTACATTGAAGAGGCTGATATTGTATTCGGTGTTTTACCAGATCCAGTTGCAGAGAGTTGGATTAGTGAGCTGAACTCCAACTTTGTGAGTTTGCAAAACTTGTACTCAGAAGATAGATCAAGGAAAGAGACATATAAGGATATGGTTTCGACCATCGTCAAGGAGGTAAAGTCAGGGAAAAAAGTTGTTGGTGCTTTTTACGGACATCCAGGTGTATTTGCTTGGGCTCCTCACGAAGCGATAAGACAGTTACGTGCACTTGGTTATGAGGCCTTTATGGAACCTGGTATCTCAGCAGAAGACTGTTTATTTGCTGACTTAGGGATAGACCCTGGAGCGAGAGGTTGTCAGGGTTATGAGGCCACTCAACTTCTTTTTTATAAGCATAGCTTAGATTTATATTCATATGTGATTTTATGGCAGATAGGTCTTGCAGGTGAGTGGACACTACAATCATTCAGCACATCAAGAAGTAACCTTGAAAAAACAGTGTCCTATTTGACTCGCTGGTATCCATTATCACATGAAGTGATTATATATGAGGCACCGTTTTTACCAACGCAAGAAGCCAGAATTGAACGGTTCCCGCTAAGTAGTTTGCCAGATAAAGAATTAAATATGAGTAGCACTATGGTTATACCTCCACTATACGAGCTAGAGCTTGATGAAGAGGGCTTAAAGCACTTTGGATTAACGGTGGATAGCTACAAAAATACTACAGAGGGTTAG
- a CDS encoding sensor domain-containing phosphodiesterase → MSSLTLFAFTTGLSSSWLPLILIMMLAAGLVISIFLWRKASDETIATKNLLNAQYRTLNSVVKFKSLEDKLDDICSLIESQIEDALCSVMLADEQGETLNPVASPQLPQSFLQALKDFPISDNLGACGTAAATGKAVIVRDMLEDSRFEPFHDLIHGYDLRACWSHPIFISDNKKPVGTFALYFRKPRSPKEGELDLILRGRDLAALIIEQHQQRLKREQFEQHNRSLFTHNPEAVFTFDFEGHFTSVNRAACVLMKCGESDLLGQHYSIAVAEDDLARTNEHFYAARRGIPQRYEIHTPDMQGNIHYLHITNMPIIVDGEVTGVHGIALDLTREKQHEERAKILERSVESSTHGLLISDARDKDYPVIYANPAFERITGYTKQEILGQNCRILQGPDTDQKARQDIREALKNNQQISTIIKNYKKDGTPFWNELLISPVKDARGKVTHFIGLQNDITERIQRQETLEFHASHDPLTHLKNRSALERYLMEWVKNNGHSHNIYILFIDLDGFKPINDSLGHEFGDQVLVETAQRLNDEIVEPNMLARFGGDEFVAVIQNMTDREQVEVLARRLLTKIGESYKVDDIEVSLSAAIGIASSEESFKHPMELIQRADIAMYEAKKRGGSYIYWHSAELNTNIDQQVAIRAQLQDAIQNNQFELFYQPIMSHDNRIGGVEALIRWKHPIKGYISPAEFIPVAERTGQIIPISEWVLNQACKDVKDLKTLGVNSVSVNFSPIQFYREDFIEKIAETLETHSIQPGDITVEITENVLVHDTAHITELLQELRQLGLDVAIDDFGSGFASLRYLNMLPVNKLKIDRSFTGNIHQNAHNAAITRGILGMTTEMKIEVVAEGVETDEEYQYLREHKCDFMQGYLFCRPIPIKELIEWVQNRH, encoded by the coding sequence TTGAGCTCTCTCACGCTATTTGCCTTTACAACTGGCTTATCTTCTTCATGGCTACCACTCATATTAATCATGATGCTGGCAGCAGGCTTGGTAATATCCATTTTCTTATGGCGCAAAGCAAGTGATGAAACCATAGCAACAAAGAATCTACTCAATGCCCAATATCGAACTCTAAACTCTGTTGTTAAGTTTAAATCGCTTGAAGATAAACTAGACGATATCTGTTCGCTAATAGAGAGCCAGATTGAGGATGCACTATGCTCGGTGATGCTGGCTGATGAGCAGGGTGAAACTCTAAACCCAGTAGCTTCACCACAGCTTCCCCAGAGTTTTTTACAAGCTTTAAAAGACTTTCCAATTTCTGATAATTTAGGTGCCTGTGGAACAGCAGCAGCTACGGGCAAAGCTGTTATTGTTAGAGACATGCTGGAAGATAGCCGCTTTGAGCCGTTCCATGATCTAATCCATGGTTATGACTTAAGAGCTTGTTGGTCACACCCTATTTTTATCAGTGACAACAAAAAACCTGTAGGCACTTTTGCACTGTACTTCAGGAAACCCCGCTCTCCGAAGGAAGGAGAACTTGACCTGATTCTGCGGGGACGTGATTTAGCTGCACTCATCATCGAACAACACCAGCAGAGATTAAAAAGAGAACAATTTGAGCAGCATAACCGTTCCCTTTTCACTCACAACCCTGAGGCTGTGTTTACCTTTGATTTTGAAGGACACTTTACCAGCGTAAATAGGGCAGCCTGCGTTCTAATGAAATGTGGCGAGTCCGACTTGCTAGGACAACACTACAGCATTGCAGTTGCTGAAGATGATCTCGCCAGAACCAACGAACATTTTTATGCTGCCAGACGCGGCATTCCACAACGCTACGAAATTCACACCCCGGACATGCAGGGCAATATCCACTATCTGCATATCACAAATATGCCCATTATTGTGGATGGCGAAGTTACTGGTGTACATGGAATTGCGCTAGATTTAACTCGCGAGAAACAGCATGAAGAGCGAGCCAAAATTCTGGAGCGTAGCGTCGAATCCAGCACTCATGGTCTTCTGATAAGTGATGCAAGAGATAAAGACTATCCAGTTATCTATGCAAACCCTGCTTTTGAACGCATAACTGGCTACACCAAGCAGGAGATTCTTGGTCAAAATTGTCGAATATTACAAGGGCCCGACACTGATCAAAAAGCCCGACAGGATATTAGAGAAGCCCTAAAGAACAACCAGCAGATCTCCACCATTATCAAGAATTATAAAAAAGATGGTACGCCCTTCTGGAATGAGTTACTGATTTCACCAGTGAAAGATGCACGTGGCAAGGTAACTCACTTTATTGGCCTGCAAAATGATATTACCGAGCGAATTCAGCGCCAAGAAACCCTGGAATTTCATGCTTCACATGACCCCTTAACTCATCTAAAGAACCGCTCTGCTCTCGAGCGATATTTGATGGAGTGGGTAAAGAACAACGGCCACAGTCATAATATTTATATTCTCTTCATTGACCTTGATGGCTTCAAGCCAATCAATGATAGCTTAGGTCATGAATTTGGGGATCAGGTATTGGTCGAAACTGCTCAACGTCTCAATGATGAAATTGTTGAACCAAATATGCTAGCAAGGTTTGGTGGTGATGAGTTTGTGGCAGTTATTCAGAATATGACCGACCGAGAACAGGTCGAGGTACTGGCGCGTAGACTGCTAACAAAAATTGGTGAGTCTTATAAAGTGGACGACATAGAAGTCTCGCTCTCTGCGGCCATTGGTATTGCATCCAGCGAAGAAAGCTTCAAGCATCCAATGGAACTGATTCAACGTGCTGACATTGCGATGTACGAAGCAAAGAAGCGCGGTGGTAGTTATATCTATTGGCATAGTGCTGAACTGAATACCAATATCGATCAGCAGGTGGCAATTCGAGCACAACTGCAAGATGCCATCCAAAACAATCAATTTGAATTATTTTATCAACCGATCATGAGCCATGATAATCGAATTGGCGGGGTTGAAGCTCTAATTCGTTGGAAGCATCCGATAAAAGGCTATATATCTCCAGCAGAGTTTATTCCTGTCGCAGAAAGAACAGGACAAATTATCCCTATCAGCGAGTGGGTTCTTAATCAGGCTTGCAAAGACGTTAAGGACTTGAAAACTCTGGGGGTAAACTCAGTCTCTGTAAACTTTTCACCGATCCAATTCTATCGTGAAGACTTCATTGAGAAGATTGCAGAGACACTGGAAACACACTCCATACAGCCTGGTGACATCACGGTGGAAATTACCGAAAACGTATTAGTCCATGATACAGCTCATATCACAGAATTATTGCAGGAACTGCGCCAGCTTGGACTGGATGTAGCAATTGATGATTTCGGTAGCGGTTTTGCCAGTTTGCGTTATCTCAATATGCTGCCCGTCAATAAACTCAAGATTGATCGCTCCTTTACCGGCAACATTCACCAGAATGCTCATAACGCCGCAATTACTCGAGGCATCTTAGGCATGACCACTGAAATGAAGATCGAAGTGGTCGCCGAAGGCGTTGAAACTGACGAAGAGTATCAATACCTTCGCGAGCATAAATGTGACTTTATGCAGGGCTATTTATTCTGTCGCCCCATCCCAATTAAAGAGCTGATAGAATGGGTGCAAAATCGTCACTAA
- a CDS encoding DUF2059 domain-containing protein, producing the protein MKLKYLFLVSFFLTACATTQNQSDTNLSNSYNKDVELPEDPHSQAIIDILKVMSIPQIARVAMNKKLAEDETQNLSPEYIQCINEQLTDNQVYALMLPVYKNNIDQESALKLAEFYTGPTGQKISTILKIKLGEPLAQPNITQEDVQAMAKYRPLLQELKKPELKEQAQVAGYNLGIRMGMQCAATGSI; encoded by the coding sequence GTGAAATTAAAATATTTATTTTTGGTCAGCTTTTTTCTGACTGCCTGCGCTACCACTCAAAACCAGAGCGATACCAATTTATCAAACTCATATAATAAAGATGTAGAACTTCCTGAAGATCCACACTCTCAGGCCATTATAGATATTCTGAAGGTTATGAGTATTCCTCAGATTGCCCGAGTCGCCATGAACAAAAAACTGGCTGAAGATGAAACTCAAAACCTATCTCCAGAATACATTCAATGCATTAATGAACAATTAACGGACAATCAAGTATATGCTTTGATGCTCCCCGTATATAAAAATAACATTGACCAGGAAAGCGCCTTGAAGCTAGCAGAGTTTTATACTGGACCTACTGGTCAGAAAATATCAACGATTCTCAAGATCAAGCTTGGCGAGCCATTAGCTCAACCAAACATTACCCAAGAAGATGTACAAGCGATGGCGAAATACCGCCCTCTTCTGCAAGAGCTCAAAAAACCTGAGCTAAAGGAGCAGGCTCAAGTTGCCGGTTACAACCTTGGTATCAGAATGGGAATGCAATGTGCCGCCACAGGCTCAATCTAG